A region from the Tsuneonella mangrovi genome encodes:
- a CDS encoding polysaccharide biosynthesis protein — protein sequence MGGSSGRPRPAIESVETGGRFEALVFGVFLKLLAIDRPRKRLLVWGLDLVACTMAVFLAFSLRVGALSFPFAPPMIFLGAAVPLFTAVFYWRHVYHSIFRYSGGRTIAQLATAVAIYSLPLLVVFLIIGIREIPRTVAFLQPMIFFLLVAAIRIGARYILTDLLNARGRGGKMKYVLVYGAGNAGQQLAMSSRHDPGLSVIGFLDDDARLDGQRLDGLPVYHSSALAKLIERVHVDMILLAMPNTSRARRAEIVSELRPFHVEVMTLPDLGQLVDGKVSVSDLRQIQIEDVLGRDAVQPNELLLSRTVVGKAVMVTGAGGSIGSELCRQIIALRPRMLVLVEMTEHALYLIEDELRAWLAANDQQIELVPELLSVTDTDGVERIFARYRPDTVFHAAAYKHVPLVEANPLNGLGNNVFGTLALARAARHHKVGRFILISTDKAVRPTNVMGASKRICELVLQAIAETIKHEGKGGEDDETIFSMVRFGNVLGSSGSVVPRFQQQIKAGGPVTLTHRDVTRYFMTIPEAAQLVMQAGAMATGGEVFVLDMGEPVRIFDLARTMIELAGLTVRDEARPDGDIEIVEIGLRPGEKLYEELLIGNTREPTQHAKIMRSAEHMIPEAELTSKLGQMREAIAAGQRDTALAIMRKLVPEYAPGNASGDAAAAG from the coding sequence GTGGGTGGTAGTTCGGGGCGGCCGCGCCCCGCAATCGAATCCGTCGAGACCGGTGGCCGCTTCGAAGCCCTGGTGTTCGGCGTATTCCTGAAGCTGCTGGCGATCGACCGCCCTCGCAAGCGGCTGCTGGTGTGGGGCCTCGACCTGGTCGCCTGCACGATGGCGGTGTTCCTGGCGTTTTCGCTGCGCGTCGGCGCACTTTCGTTCCCGTTCGCGCCGCCGATGATCTTCCTCGGCGCTGCGGTGCCGCTGTTCACGGCCGTGTTCTACTGGCGTCACGTCTACCACAGCATCTTCCGCTATTCAGGGGGCCGCACGATCGCCCAGCTGGCAACTGCGGTGGCGATTTACTCGCTGCCGCTGCTGGTCGTGTTCCTGATCATCGGGATTCGCGAGATCCCGCGGACCGTGGCGTTCCTGCAGCCGATGATCTTCTTTTTGCTGGTGGCAGCGATCCGCATCGGCGCGCGCTACATCCTTACCGACCTGCTCAATGCGCGCGGGCGCGGCGGGAAGATGAAATACGTGCTGGTCTACGGCGCAGGCAACGCGGGCCAGCAGCTGGCGATGTCGTCGCGCCACGATCCCGGACTGTCGGTCATCGGCTTCCTCGACGACGACGCGCGGCTCGACGGGCAGCGGCTCGATGGGCTGCCGGTCTACCATAGCAGCGCGCTGGCAAAGCTGATCGAACGGGTCCACGTCGACATGATCCTGTTGGCGATGCCCAATACTTCACGCGCACGCCGGGCCGAAATCGTCAGCGAGCTGCGCCCGTTCCACGTCGAAGTAATGACCCTGCCCGACCTCGGCCAGCTGGTCGACGGCAAGGTCTCGGTCAGCGACTTGCGCCAGATCCAGATCGAGGATGTGCTGGGACGCGATGCAGTGCAGCCCAACGAACTGCTACTTTCGCGGACGGTCGTGGGCAAGGCGGTGATGGTCACCGGCGCCGGCGGTTCGATCGGAAGCGAGCTGTGCCGCCAGATCATTGCGCTGCGCCCCCGGATGCTGGTGCTGGTCGAAATGACCGAGCATGCGCTGTACCTGATCGAAGACGAGTTGCGCGCGTGGCTCGCGGCGAACGACCAGCAAATCGAGCTTGTCCCTGAGCTGCTGTCGGTCACCGATACCGATGGGGTTGAACGGATTTTCGCCCGCTATCGTCCGGACACGGTTTTCCACGCCGCCGCCTACAAGCACGTCCCGCTTGTCGAAGCGAACCCGCTCAACGGCCTTGGCAACAATGTGTTCGGAACGCTGGCGCTGGCTCGCGCCGCCCGCCATCACAAGGTTGGGCGGTTTATCCTGATCAGCACGGACAAGGCGGTGCGTCCAACCAACGTGATGGGCGCATCGAAGCGGATTTGCGAGCTGGTTCTCCAGGCGATCGCGGAGACGATAAAGCACGAAGGCAAAGGCGGCGAAGACGACGAGACAATTTTTTCGATGGTCCGTTTCGGAAACGTACTCGGTTCTAGCGGCTCGGTCGTCCCGCGCTTCCAGCAGCAGATCAAGGCGGGCGGACCGGTCACCCTGACGCATCGCGACGTGACCCGATACTTCATGACCATTCCCGAGGCCGCGCAGCTCGTCATGCAGGCGGGCGCGATGGCGACAGGTGGCGAGGTTTTCGTCCTCGACATGGGCGAACCGGTGCGGATTTTCGACCTTGCCCGAACGATGATCGAGCTCGCGGGATTGACCGTGCGTGACGAAGCACGGCCAGATGGCGATATCGAGATAGTCGAGATCGGGCTGCGCCCGGGCGAAAAGCTCTATGAAGAGCTGCTGATCGGCAACACCCGCGAGCCCACCCAGCATGCCAAGATCATGCGTTCGGCCGAGCATATGATCCCCGAGGCCGAACTCACTTCCAAGCTCGGGCAAATGCGTGAGGCCATTGCGGCCGGGCAGCGCGACACCGCCCTCGCGATCATGCGTAAGCTAGTGCCCGAATACGCCCCGGGTAATGCCAGCGGCGACGCGGCGGCGGCAGGTTGA
- a CDS encoding NAD-dependent epimerase/dehydratase family protein yields MRILVTGTAGFIGAAVSEALAARGDSVLGIDSLNDYYPASLKRDRIARVSAAEGDFAFTQVDFADRGALSAALEGEEFERIVHLGAQPGVRYSLENPHAYVESNIVGHLNLLEFARQREVGHMVYASSSSVYGGNDKVPFSVDDRVDHPYSLYAATKKADELMSETYAHLYRIPLTGLRFFTVYGPWGRPDMMPWIFTSKILKGEPIPVFNHGRMQRDFTYIDDIVSGVLACLDAPPADDGTAKPGGSVSPHTIYNIGNNQPEELMKVIGVIEQACGRKAQVEMLGMQPGDVLRTYADIDAIAHDIGFAPTTTVEQGFPAFVAWYKDYHGL; encoded by the coding sequence GTGAGAATCCTGGTGACCGGCACGGCTGGATTCATCGGCGCTGCCGTCAGCGAGGCACTAGCGGCGCGCGGCGACAGCGTGCTGGGGATCGACAGCCTCAACGACTATTACCCGGCTTCGCTCAAGCGCGATCGCATCGCGCGCGTTTCAGCTGCGGAGGGCGATTTTGCCTTCACGCAAGTCGACTTCGCCGATCGCGGCGCGCTTTCTGCCGCGCTCGAAGGTGAGGAATTCGAGCGCATCGTCCACCTCGGCGCGCAGCCCGGGGTGCGTTACTCGCTCGAAAACCCGCACGCCTATGTCGAATCGAACATAGTCGGGCACCTCAACCTGCTCGAGTTTGCCCGCCAGCGCGAGGTCGGGCACATGGTCTATGCCAGCTCGAGCTCGGTCTATGGTGGCAACGACAAGGTGCCGTTCTCGGTCGATGACCGGGTCGACCACCCATATTCGCTCTACGCCGCGACAAAGAAGGCCGACGAGCTGATGAGCGAGACCTACGCGCACCTCTATCGCATCCCGCTCACCGGCCTCAGGTTCTTTACCGTCTACGGCCCCTGGGGGCGGCCCGACATGATGCCGTGGATCTTCACTTCGAAGATCCTAAAGGGCGAACCGATCCCGGTGTTCAATCACGGCCGGATGCAGCGCGATTTCACCTATATCGACGATATTGTCAGCGGCGTGCTTGCTTGTCTCGACGCACCGCCCGCAGATGACGGCACCGCCAAGCCGGGCGGCAGCGTGTCGCCGCACACGATCTACAACATCGGCAACAACCAGCCCGAAGAGTTGATGAAGGTCATCGGCGTGATCGAGCAAGCGTGCGGGCGAAAGGCGCAAGTCGAGATGCTGGGAATGCAGCCGGGCGACGTGCTGCGCACTTATGCAGATATTGACGCGATCGCCCACGACATCGGTTTTGCGCCTACCACGACGGTGGAGCAGGGCTTCCCCGCCTTCGTCGCGTGGTACAAGGACTACCACGGCCTCTAA
- a CDS encoding UDP-glucose dehydrogenase family protein, whose product MKIAMVGSGYVGLVSGACFADFGHDVVCIDKDQSKIDRLHEGVMPIYEPGLDALVDANVKAGRLSFTTDLAAGIKDAAAIFIAVGTPSRRGDGHADLSFVYAVAQEVGESLANDAVVVTKSTVPVGTGDEVERIIAESGCKHRVAVVSNPEFLREGAAIGDFKRPDRIVIGAEDDFGREVMSEVYRPLFLNESPILFVNRRSSELIKYAANAFLATKITFINEMADLCEKVGADVQDVSRGIGMDNRIGAKFLHAGPGYGGSCFPKDTLALLKTAEDFDSPVRIVEAVVKVNDSRKRAMGRKVIEALGGTEAARGKRVALLGLTFKPNTDDMRDSPAIAIAQALSDAGVEIAAYDPEGMELAKPLMPEVTMCSDPYAAIEGADTIAIVTEWDAFRALDLARVKQLAKKPVMVDLRNIYRPEDVRAMGFAYTSIGRA is encoded by the coding sequence ATGAAAATCGCAATGGTCGGCTCGGGCTATGTCGGGCTGGTATCGGGGGCCTGTTTTGCCGACTTCGGGCACGACGTGGTCTGCATCGACAAGGACCAGTCGAAGATCGACCGCCTGCACGAAGGGGTGATGCCGATCTACGAGCCGGGCCTCGATGCGCTGGTCGATGCCAACGTCAAGGCAGGTCGCCTGTCATTCACCACCGACCTTGCCGCGGGCATCAAGGATGCTGCGGCGATCTTCATCGCGGTCGGCACCCCGAGTCGCCGGGGTGACGGGCACGCGGACCTCAGCTTCGTTTATGCCGTGGCGCAGGAAGTCGGCGAGAGCCTCGCGAACGATGCCGTGGTCGTGACCAAGTCGACCGTGCCGGTCGGTACCGGCGACGAAGTCGAGCGGATCATTGCCGAGAGCGGCTGCAAGCACCGCGTGGCAGTGGTCTCCAACCCCGAGTTCTTGCGCGAAGGCGCCGCTATCGGCGACTTCAAACGCCCCGACCGGATCGTGATCGGCGCGGAAGACGACTTCGGGCGCGAAGTGATGAGCGAGGTCTATCGCCCGCTGTTCCTCAACGAATCGCCGATCCTGTTCGTCAACCGCCGGTCGAGCGAGCTGATCAAGTACGCCGCCAACGCCTTCCTCGCGACCAAGATCACCTTCATCAACGAAATGGCCGACCTGTGCGAGAAGGTCGGTGCAGACGTACAGGACGTGTCGCGCGGGATCGGGATGGACAACCGCATCGGCGCCAAGTTCCTCCACGCCGGCCCCGGCTATGGAGGGAGCTGCTTCCCCAAAGATACCCTCGCGCTGCTCAAGACTGCGGAGGACTTCGACAGTCCGGTGCGGATCGTCGAGGCGGTGGTCAAGGTCAACGACAGCCGCAAGCGGGCGATGGGCCGCAAGGTGATCGAAGCGCTCGGCGGAACCGAAGCAGCGCGCGGCAAGCGGGTCGCGCTGCTCGGCCTCACGTTCAAGCCGAACACCGACGACATGCGCGATTCGCCGGCCATCGCGATTGCCCAGGCATTGAGCGATGCGGGCGTCGAAATCGCCGCCTACGATCCTGAAGGGATGGAGCTGGCCAAGCCGTTGATGCCCGAAGTGACGATGTGCAGCGATCCCTATGCCGCGATCGAAGGCGCCGATACGATTGCGATCGTCACCGAGTGGGACGCGTTCCGCGCGCTCGACCTTGCCCGCGTCAAGCAACTCGCCAAGAAGCCGGTGATGGTCGACTTGCGCAACATCTACCGCCCGGAAGACGTGCGTGCGATGGGCTTTGCCTACACCAGTATCGGCCGGGCCTGA
- the wecB gene encoding non-hydrolyzing UDP-N-acetylglucosamine 2-epimerase gives MTAPRKILTVFGTRPEAIKLFPLVHALDADPRFVSRVAVSGQHRGMLDQVLQIAEIAPHHDLAVMQPNQTLDALTANLLLGLGKVMDEEKPDWVIVQGDTATAMAGGLAAYYRQIPVAHVEAGLRSGNIYHPWPEEVNRKIVGSFAALHLAPTQTAADALLAENAAADTVHVTGNTVIDALHWVTAKIEREPQLASGLAALEARFAGKRIIGMTSHRRENFGEGMEAIASAVTRLAARDDVAVIFPVHLNPNVRAVMNQRLAGYDNIALIEPLDYPHFARLLAIADIMLTDSGGVQEEAPALGKPVLVMRETTERPEGVAAGTAKLVGTDADAIVRETERLLDDAQAYEAMARAHNPFGDGHASRRIVELLASA, from the coding sequence ATGACCGCACCGCGCAAGATTCTCACAGTATTCGGGACCCGTCCCGAGGCGATCAAGCTGTTCCCGCTGGTCCATGCGCTCGACGCCGACCCGCGGTTCGTCTCGCGTGTAGCAGTGTCGGGGCAGCATCGCGGGATGCTCGACCAGGTGCTCCAAATCGCCGAAATCGCCCCGCACCACGACCTTGCGGTGATGCAACCCAACCAGACGCTCGACGCGCTCACCGCTAACCTGCTGCTCGGCCTCGGCAAGGTGATGGATGAAGAGAAACCCGACTGGGTGATCGTGCAAGGCGATACCGCCACGGCGATGGCGGGAGGACTGGCAGCCTATTACCGCCAGATCCCGGTCGCGCACGTCGAGGCGGGGCTCCGCAGCGGCAATATCTACCACCCATGGCCAGAGGAAGTGAACCGCAAGATCGTCGGCTCGTTCGCCGCGCTGCACCTGGCCCCGACGCAGACTGCCGCCGATGCGCTGCTGGCGGAGAACGCCGCAGCGGATACCGTCCACGTTACCGGCAACACCGTGATCGACGCGCTCCACTGGGTCACCGCCAAGATCGAGCGCGAGCCGCAGCTCGCGTCGGGGCTTGCCGCACTCGAAGCGCGGTTCGCGGGCAAGCGGATCATCGGCATGACCAGCCACCGGCGCGAGAATTTCGGCGAAGGCATGGAAGCGATCGCCAGCGCGGTGACCCGGCTCGCCGCACGAGACGATGTCGCGGTGATCTTCCCGGTCCACCTCAATCCCAACGTCCGCGCGGTGATGAACCAGCGGTTGGCGGGATACGACAACATCGCGCTGATCGAACCGCTCGACTACCCGCACTTCGCCCGCCTGCTGGCGATCGCGGACATCATGTTGACCGACAGCGGCGGGGTGCAGGAAGAGGCCCCCGCGCTCGGCAAGCCGGTGCTGGTCATGCGCGAGACGACCGAGCGGCCCGAAGGCGTTGCTGCTGGCACCGCAAAGCTCGTCGGAACCGATGCCGATGCCATCGTGCGCGAAACCGAGCGGCTGCTCGACGATGCTCAGGCTTACGAAGCGATGGCGCGGGCGCACAACCCGTTCGGCGATGGGCACGCCAGCCGGCGGATCGTCGAGTTGCTCGCGAGCGCCTGA